The following proteins come from a genomic window of Pyxidicoccus sp. MSG2:
- a CDS encoding glutathione S-transferase family protein, with product MKLYFNPRSRAVVAKWMLDECGAKYELVPIDLQKREHKTPEFLKINPAGKLPALVDGEARLFENAAICLYLADKFPEAKLAPKIGAPERGRYLSLVVYSTSQLEPSMGDHMMKQQTPPQRGWTDYESALDAVERELGDGPWLFGDWFTAADVMIGSMFLYMRILGGKTGRPKIEAYADRLQARPKGMKMG from the coding sequence ATGAAGCTCTATTTCAATCCCAGGAGCCGCGCGGTCGTCGCGAAGTGGATGCTCGACGAGTGCGGCGCGAAGTACGAGCTCGTGCCCATCGACCTGCAGAAGCGCGAACACAAGACGCCGGAGTTCCTCAAAATCAACCCCGCCGGAAAGCTGCCCGCGCTGGTGGACGGCGAGGCGCGCCTGTTCGAGAACGCCGCCATCTGCCTGTACCTCGCCGACAAATTCCCCGAGGCGAAGCTCGCGCCGAAAATCGGCGCGCCGGAGCGGGGCCGCTACCTGTCGCTGGTGGTGTACTCGACGTCGCAGCTGGAGCCCTCCATGGGCGACCACATGATGAAGCAGCAGACGCCGCCCCAGCGCGGCTGGACGGACTACGAGAGCGCGCTCGACGCGGTGGAGCGCGAGCTCGGGGACGGGCCCTGGCTCTTCGGTGACTGGTTCACCGCGGCCGACGTGATGATTGGCTCGATGTTCCTCTACATGCGCATCCTGGGCGGGAAGACGGGGCGCCCGAAAATCGAGGCCTACGCCGACCGGCTCCAGGCCCGCCCCAAGGGCATGAAGATGGGCTGA
- the treZ gene encoding malto-oligosyltrehalose trehalohydrolase yields MVPEDGFRATRTAVPRLGAWVEGNGVRWRVWAPGHQRVEAVIHDARGQPGRIVPLAPESGDCFGALMEGHGAGTLYKLRVDGEGPFPDPWSRSQPLGVHGPSEVGVPDFEWTDAGWKGVEPESLVIYEVHVGTATPEGTFEALISRLPGLKDLGVTALEIMPVAAFPGVRNWGYDGVDLFAPLHAYGGPEGLRRLIDAAHARGLAVLIDAVYNHFGPDGNYLRAYSPHYFTGRHHTPWGDAVNYDSEGSAYVRSLVLSNVEMWIRDYHADGLRLDAAHAIVDEGTPHLLTEIAERARASAPGRRVLVIAEDERNERKLLRPSPEGHGLDGVWADDFHHQLRRAFAGDSEGYYQDYTGSTEDLARTLRQGWFYEGQVSKNLGHARGTKAEGLEPWRFVHCIQNHDQVGNRALGERLGHDVSPAAFRAMSTLLLMSPYTPLLFMGQEWNASTPFLYFTDHNEELGRLVTEGRRKEFAGFTRFAGAEVPDPQAPRTFTRSKLDWSEAEQPEHAGVRALYRELLHLRVSEPALKDVRAGAHDARALGPDALMLERRGGGQGFQVIVSVRGTLEHRVPTGAEVVLWSEAPRFGGTLDAAPLKDGMLRLQGPAAAVVRFTPKG; encoded by the coding sequence ATGGTTCCCGAGGACGGCTTTCGAGCGACACGGACGGCAGTGCCCCGACTGGGGGCGTGGGTGGAGGGCAATGGGGTGCGGTGGCGCGTCTGGGCGCCCGGCCACCAGCGCGTGGAGGCGGTGATTCACGATGCGCGCGGCCAGCCCGGACGCATCGTCCCGCTGGCGCCGGAGTCCGGCGACTGCTTCGGCGCGCTGATGGAGGGGCACGGCGCCGGCACGCTCTACAAGCTGCGCGTGGATGGCGAGGGCCCCTTCCCGGACCCGTGGTCCCGCTCGCAGCCGCTCGGCGTGCATGGCCCGTCCGAAGTCGGGGTGCCGGACTTCGAGTGGACGGACGCGGGCTGGAAGGGCGTGGAGCCTGAATCACTCGTCATCTACGAGGTGCACGTCGGCACCGCCACGCCCGAGGGCACCTTCGAGGCCCTCATCTCCCGGCTGCCCGGTCTCAAGGATCTGGGCGTCACCGCGCTGGAAATCATGCCGGTGGCCGCCTTCCCGGGCGTGCGCAACTGGGGCTACGACGGGGTGGACCTCTTCGCGCCGCTGCACGCGTACGGCGGTCCGGAGGGGCTGCGCCGGCTCATCGACGCCGCGCACGCGCGCGGGCTCGCGGTGCTCATCGACGCCGTCTACAACCACTTCGGGCCGGACGGGAACTACCTGCGCGCGTACTCGCCGCACTACTTCACGGGCCGCCACCACACGCCGTGGGGCGACGCGGTGAACTACGACAGCGAGGGCAGCGCGTACGTGCGCTCGCTGGTGCTCTCCAACGTGGAGATGTGGATTCGCGACTACCACGCGGACGGCCTGCGCCTGGACGCGGCGCACGCGATTGTCGACGAGGGCACGCCGCACCTGCTCACCGAAATCGCCGAGCGTGCCCGCGCATCCGCACCGGGCCGACGCGTGCTCGTCATCGCCGAGGACGAGCGCAACGAGCGCAAGCTGCTGCGTCCCTCTCCGGAGGGCCACGGGCTGGACGGCGTCTGGGCGGATGACTTCCACCACCAGCTGCGGCGCGCCTTCGCGGGGGACAGCGAGGGCTACTACCAGGACTACACGGGCAGCACGGAGGACCTCGCGCGCACGCTGCGCCAGGGCTGGTTCTACGAGGGCCAGGTGTCCAAGAACCTGGGCCACGCGCGCGGCACGAAGGCCGAGGGGCTGGAGCCCTGGCGCTTCGTCCACTGCATCCAGAACCATGACCAGGTGGGCAACCGCGCCCTGGGCGAGCGGCTGGGGCACGACGTGTCCCCCGCGGCCTTTCGCGCCATGAGCACGCTGCTGCTGATGTCGCCCTACACGCCGCTGCTCTTCATGGGGCAGGAGTGGAACGCGAGCACGCCCTTCCTCTACTTCACGGACCACAACGAGGAACTGGGCCGGCTCGTCACGGAAGGACGCCGCAAGGAGTTCGCCGGCTTCACGCGCTTCGCCGGCGCCGAGGTGCCGGACCCGCAGGCGCCGCGGACCTTCACCCGCTCCAAGCTGGACTGGAGCGAGGCGGAGCAGCCGGAGCACGCGGGGGTGCGCGCGCTGTACCGCGAATTGCTCCACCTGCGCGTGTCGGAGCCCGCGCTGAAGGACGTCAGGGCGGGAGCCCATGACGCCCGCGCGCTCGGGCCGGACGCGCTGATGCTGGAGCGGCGCGGCGGCGGGCAGGGCTTTCAAGTCATCGTCTCCGTCCGCGGCACGTTGGAGCACCGCGTGCCCACCGGTGCGGAAGTGGTGTTGTGGAGCGAGGCGCCGCGCTTCGGCGGCACCCTGGATGCCGCGCCGCTGAAGGACGGCATGCTGCGACTTCAGGGGCCGGCGGCCGCCGTCGTGCGCTTCACTCCGAAGGGCTGA
- a CDS encoding AAA family ATPase — protein sequence MSIARTGLEPRSIPRGVDVRSRVAALEVLSPREIDARLTDLGYRGQDEARRAAAVLAYRHLRRIRRLHLEGLAPEPGLRENCLFLGPTGSGKTFLVELLFREILAVPTVLADATQFSETGYVGDDVNTLLSRLYEVADKDAEWAACGVICMDEFDKLATSRSDSRFAGQQTTKDVSGFGVQRSLLHLLSASSADFPADFGFTSRLQPENMDLACLTFIACGAFSGLRSTAEGMAREERLGFGREPRAFQQEAIASQVSQEQLEQTTAFARYGFIPELIGRFNRLVSFAPLDAATLGDILQHNVLRAYEREFEQEGLRLLVEPAVREHVVARALKRETGARGLRTTLAPLLEGAAYEHFGRHDTSGTVRLVMAGDEVRALAE from the coding sequence ATGAGCATCGCCCGCACTGGCCTGGAGCCGCGGTCCATCCCGCGAGGAGTGGACGTGCGCTCGCGCGTTGCCGCCCTCGAGGTGCTGTCCCCGCGCGAAATCGACGCGCGCCTGACGGACCTGGGCTACCGCGGGCAGGACGAGGCGCGGCGCGCGGCCGCGGTGCTTGCCTACCGCCACCTGCGCCGCATCCGCCGCCTCCACCTGGAGGGGCTCGCCCCCGAGCCGGGCCTGCGGGAGAACTGCCTGTTCCTCGGGCCCACCGGCTCGGGGAAGACGTTCCTCGTGGAGTTGCTGTTCCGCGAAATCCTCGCGGTGCCCACCGTGCTGGCGGACGCCACCCAGTTCTCCGAGACGGGCTACGTGGGCGACGACGTCAACACCCTGCTGTCGCGCCTGTACGAGGTGGCGGACAAGGACGCGGAGTGGGCCGCCTGCGGCGTCATCTGCATGGACGAGTTCGACAAGCTCGCCACCAGTCGCTCCGACAGCCGCTTCGCCGGACAGCAGACCACCAAGGACGTCAGCGGCTTCGGCGTGCAGCGCAGCCTGCTGCACCTGCTCTCCGCCTCCAGCGCGGACTTCCCGGCGGACTTCGGCTTCACCAGCCGCCTGCAGCCGGAGAACATGGACCTGGCCTGCCTCACCTTCATCGCCTGCGGCGCCTTCAGCGGACTGCGCTCCACCGCCGAGGGCATGGCGCGCGAGGAGCGGCTGGGCTTCGGCCGGGAGCCGCGCGCCTTCCAGCAGGAGGCCATCGCCTCGCAGGTGTCGCAGGAGCAGTTGGAGCAGACCACCGCCTTCGCCCGCTACGGCTTCATCCCGGAGCTCATCGGCCGCTTCAACCGGCTGGTGTCCTTCGCCCCGCTGGACGCGGCCACCCTGGGCGACATCCTCCAGCACAACGTGCTGCGCGCGTATGAGCGCGAGTTCGAGCAGGAGGGCTTGCGCCTGCTGGTGGAGCCCGCCGTGCGCGAGCACGTGGTGGCGCGCGCCCTCAAGCGCGAGACGGGCGCGCGCGGCCTGCGCACCACCCTGGCCCCGCTGCTGGAGGGCGCCGCCTACGAGCACTTCGGCCGGCACGACACGTCCGGCACCGTCCGCCTGGTGATGGCGGGCGACGAGGTGCGGGCGCTCGCGGAATAG
- a CDS encoding DUF5335 family protein gives MHHTREIPREGWADYLALLSNLEKDHWVRIEMESPELGEQPLASRLPLIEIALEEKGSDKGSVEIIVGRPGDEITHRISTPDHIYADESESGELECLDIETSDHVKTLIFFEQSSAGDERGASAPM, from the coding sequence ATGCACCACACGCGAGAGATTCCCCGGGAGGGGTGGGCGGACTACCTCGCCCTGCTGAGCAACCTGGAGAAGGACCACTGGGTCCGCATCGAGATGGAGAGCCCGGAGCTGGGTGAGCAGCCGCTCGCCAGCCGCCTGCCGCTCATCGAGATTGCCCTCGAGGAGAAGGGCAGCGACAAGGGCTCCGTCGAAATCATCGTCGGCCGGCCGGGGGACGAAATCACCCACCGCATCAGCACGCCGGACCACATCTACGCGGACGAGAGCGAGAGCGGCGAGCTGGAGTGCCTCGACATCGAGACGTCGGACCACGTGAAGACGCTCATCTTCTTCGAGCAGTCCAGCGCCGGCGACGAGCGCGGCGCCAGCGCGCCGATGTGA
- a CDS encoding HEAT repeat domain-containing protein, with protein sequence MIRTPSLPLRALGLAALLHLVPTAASAQAASSAPMPTLRAEACSVEGLMDSIRRGLGSKSAAYRKYLHTLLRESAVTLPEAELRAAYERETDPVMAEHLAAALVARTERGADPAAMGVVAKRILDEREPALRVASLRALRRTSATENTGDLYERLARDASPEVRQEAATNLIEDNQFVYSGHHGPAADAAVTSAAASPDPKVTARILDNVSTEHISAESGERLKSLLRSDDASVRAAAANALGAVPSEQMAGSREALLAMYRDEPDAGVRKMLLQSIAQLGFAGAIPDLQRLRGVDPSLAPEVDAWIRALGLGLQEWSLILREKQRLQQAP encoded by the coding sequence ATGATTCGCACCCCGTCCCTTCCCCTGCGTGCGCTCGGTCTGGCCGCGCTCCTGCACCTCGTCCCCACCGCGGCCTCCGCGCAGGCGGCCTCGTCGGCCCCCATGCCCACGCTGCGCGCCGAGGCGTGCTCCGTCGAAGGGCTGATGGACAGCATCCGCCGCGGGCTCGGCTCGAAGTCGGCGGCCTACCGCAAGTACCTGCACACGCTGCTGCGCGAGTCCGCCGTCACGCTGCCCGAAGCCGAGCTGCGCGCCGCCTACGAGCGGGAGACAGACCCCGTCATGGCCGAGCACCTCGCGGCCGCGTTGGTGGCGCGCACCGAGCGCGGCGCGGACCCCGCCGCCATGGGCGTGGTGGCGAAGCGCATCCTGGACGAGCGAGAGCCGGCCCTCCGCGTCGCCTCGCTGCGCGCCCTGCGCCGCACCAGCGCCACGGAGAACACGGGAGACCTGTACGAGCGCCTGGCGCGGGACGCCTCGCCCGAGGTGCGCCAGGAAGCAGCGACGAACCTCATCGAGGACAACCAGTTCGTCTACTCGGGGCACCACGGCCCGGCCGCGGACGCGGCGGTGACGAGCGCGGCGGCCTCCCCGGACCCGAAGGTGACGGCGCGCATCCTCGACAACGTCTCCACCGAGCACATCAGCGCGGAGTCCGGTGAGCGCCTCAAGTCGCTCTTGCGCAGCGACGACGCCAGCGTGCGCGCGGCGGCGGCCAACGCGCTGGGCGCGGTGCCCTCCGAGCAGATGGCCGGCTCGCGCGAGGCGCTGCTCGCCATGTACCGCGACGAGCCGGACGCCGGGGTGCGGAAGATGCTCCTGCAGAGCATTGCCCAGCTCGGCTTCGCCGGTGCGATTCCCGACCTCCAGCGCCTGCGGGGTGTGGACCCGAGCCTGGCGCCCGAGGTCGACGCGTGGATTCGGGCTCTCGGCCTGGGCCTTCAGGAGTGGAGCCTGATCCTGAGGGAGAAGCAGCGGTTGCAGCAGGCTCCTTAG
- a CDS encoding discoidin domain-containing protein: MNRQHMTSSRGGWKRFRMPMGVLSLAALVAATPALAAGGFTSVTASGNDGNVPANAIDGNLSTRWSSSGIGQWIRGDLGAVKAINAMDIAWHAGNTRANKFVIATSSDGTTFTQVFAGTSSGKTASFERYTFPTVNARYVRVTVNGNTLNTWASIAELAAITGTTTPPPTDPPPTPGDGKDKFGVTMLYPTKAGGETWALADNATSDSRFDPQNPITRNSDGSWKMKDSQVRMSVFTSTGYSASKIPTYDRDVLASRGYMQAANDWKNIEMTGFVKLNAAQDGSDNFDWYARGGKHNDDQSGCEGSSYKGGLHYDGRARWQKETWHVSYEQASYKPATSALKGRWVGFKAVMRNTTVSGKEAVRLEMYVNENADKVTWKKVYDMVDSGTWGGDAQHCGGAVGAMPITWGGPIATFRWDNANDVDFKWLSVREIQP, from the coding sequence TTGAATCGACAGCACATGACTTCATCCAGAGGGGGATGGAAGCGCTTCCGCATGCCGATGGGCGTGCTCTCGCTGGCCGCGCTCGTGGCCGCGACACCCGCGCTGGCCGCCGGGGGCTTCACCTCCGTCACCGCCAGCGGGAACGACGGCAACGTGCCGGCCAACGCCATCGACGGCAACCTGTCCACGCGCTGGTCCAGCAGCGGCATCGGCCAGTGGATTCGCGGTGACCTGGGCGCGGTGAAGGCCATCAATGCGATGGACATCGCGTGGCACGCCGGCAACACGCGCGCCAACAAGTTCGTCATCGCCACTTCGTCGGACGGCACCACCTTCACGCAGGTGTTCGCCGGCACTTCGTCCGGCAAGACGGCGTCCTTCGAGCGCTACACGTTCCCCACGGTGAACGCCCGCTACGTGCGCGTCACCGTCAACGGCAACACGCTCAACACCTGGGCGAGCATCGCCGAGCTGGCGGCCATTACCGGCACCACCACGCCGCCGCCGACCGACCCCCCGCCGACGCCTGGCGACGGCAAGGACAAGTTCGGCGTCACCATGCTCTACCCGACGAAGGCCGGCGGTGAGACGTGGGCCCTCGCGGACAATGCGACGAGCGACTCGCGCTTCGACCCGCAGAACCCGATTACGCGCAACTCGGACGGCTCCTGGAAGATGAAGGACAGCCAGGTGCGCATGAGCGTCTTCACGTCCACGGGCTACAGCGCCTCGAAGATTCCCACGTACGACCGCGACGTGCTCGCCAGCCGTGGCTACATGCAGGCCGCCAACGACTGGAAGAACATCGAGATGACCGGCTTCGTGAAGCTCAACGCGGCGCAGGACGGCTCGGACAACTTCGACTGGTACGCGCGCGGCGGCAAGCACAACGACGACCAGTCGGGCTGCGAGGGCAGCAGCTACAAGGGCGGCCTGCACTATGACGGCCGGGCCCGCTGGCAGAAGGAGACGTGGCACGTCTCCTACGAGCAGGCGTCCTACAAGCCCGCGACTTCGGCGCTCAAGGGCCGCTGGGTGGGCTTCAAGGCGGTGATGCGCAACACCACCGTCAGCGGCAAGGAGGCTGTGCGGCTGGAGATGTACGTCAACGAGAACGCCGACAAGGTCACCTGGAAGAAGGTCTACGACATGGTGGACTCCGGCACCTGGGGCGGCGACGCCCAGCACTGCGGTGGTGCCGTCGGCGCCATGCCCATTACCTGGGGCGGCCCCATCGCCACGTTCCGCTGGGACAACGCCAACGACGTGGACTTCAAGTGGCTGTCCGTCCGCGAAATCCAGCCGTAG
- a CDS encoding M57 family metalloprotease, which produces MLKFRTFALMAGVALLGTACGGPEASETQAPVMSWEEFQANAFQDAEGKWIIDGDLAFDSKEELRGFYDNNIAEEKGTTHGGLAVYYIGGDIKWSSTQKSNLTYCVSTSSFGTRKTAVVNAMNSATAAWEATASVNFVHSTTYDSNCTASQTGVLFDVRQTSDTSYLARAFFPNSARSGRNILISTSAFGSIAPWTLTGVLRHELGHTLGFRHEHTRSTASGCYEDSQWRALTSTYDRSSVMHYPQCNGTQTGDLVLTSLDKTGARSLYP; this is translated from the coding sequence ATGCTCAAGTTTCGCACCTTTGCGCTGATGGCTGGTGTTGCCCTTCTCGGTACCGCGTGCGGTGGCCCCGAGGCCTCCGAGACGCAGGCCCCTGTCATGTCGTGGGAGGAGTTCCAGGCGAACGCCTTCCAGGACGCCGAGGGCAAGTGGATCATCGACGGCGACCTCGCCTTCGATTCGAAGGAGGAGCTGCGCGGCTTCTACGACAACAACATCGCCGAGGAGAAGGGCACGACCCACGGCGGCCTGGCGGTGTACTACATCGGCGGCGACATCAAGTGGAGCTCCACGCAGAAGAGCAACCTCACCTACTGCGTGAGCACCAGCAGCTTTGGCACGCGCAAGACCGCCGTGGTCAACGCGATGAACAGCGCGACGGCGGCCTGGGAGGCCACCGCGAGCGTGAACTTCGTCCACAGCACCACCTACGACAGCAACTGCACCGCGTCCCAGACGGGCGTGCTGTTCGACGTGCGTCAGACGTCTGACACGTCCTACCTGGCGCGCGCGTTCTTCCCGAACTCCGCTCGCTCGGGCCGCAACATCCTCATCTCCACCAGCGCGTTCGGCAGCATCGCGCCCTGGACGCTGACCGGCGTGCTCCGCCACGAGCTGGGCCACACGCTCGGCTTCCGTCACGAGCACACCCGCTCCACCGCGAGCGGCTGCTACGAGGACAGCCAGTGGCGCGCGCTGACGTCCACCTACGACCGTTCGTCCGTCATGCACTACCCCCAGTGCAACGGCACGCAGACGGGCGACCTCGTCCTGACCAGCCTGGACAAGACGGGCGCCCGCTCGCTGTACCCGTAA
- a CDS encoding alkaline phosphatase D family protein: MRTEQPQMERAVAVGRVSPRGVRLWMRSPGGGPHRLELWLAAAPSERVTYDFDVGDRSYSDHTHAFAFPDDLPGARPLEPVTEYGFRLSRADGVLVGEGRFETLPSRRSQMPKRFCIGVASCHQPFDQQGQMHEMGVRMLRVARTAWERCDVKQVLWVGDQLYADFPEEQSLFDPEYFKTVGLPGRRSLLECTHDEALAVYHARYRRNWGHPDWQALQARFPGYPILDDHEVVDNYGSLPEHHEPKWRHLRDAAEAAYRHYQQSRVVPLTPGFEGPYDYSFEYGAAAGYVLDVRSERRSTDGDHARIFAPHQLEHFSTWLNANADAPVLFIVVSVPPFFMPAWLSRIARYVPGSFREDAHDRWMHPQYRADRCRMLELIKHHQQRHPRQKVVLVGGDVHVGYVARCDWRTEPATSLFQFVSSSITHKMSSLDWHMARHIPRTHFALSDLDGKWARIHLLGGSMSRVFEQPVGGLNVGTIEVELDGDEVRLNFKLYGEDAHAPEEPKLLFESGFQ, from the coding sequence ATGCGGACGGAGCAGCCCCAGATGGAGCGGGCGGTGGCGGTGGGTCGGGTCAGCCCCCGGGGCGTGCGACTGTGGATGCGCTCTCCCGGTGGAGGGCCCCACCGCCTGGAGCTCTGGCTGGCCGCCGCGCCGTCGGAGCGCGTCACGTACGACTTCGACGTGGGGGACCGCTCGTACAGCGACCACACCCATGCCTTCGCCTTCCCGGATGACCTCCCCGGGGCCCGGCCGCTGGAGCCGGTGACGGAGTACGGCTTCCGGCTGAGCCGCGCGGACGGCGTGCTCGTGGGCGAGGGGCGCTTCGAGACGCTTCCCTCCCGGCGCAGCCAGATGCCGAAGCGCTTCTGCATTGGCGTGGCGAGCTGCCACCAGCCCTTCGACCAGCAGGGACAGATGCACGAGATGGGCGTGCGCATGCTCCGCGTCGCCCGGACCGCGTGGGAGCGCTGTGACGTGAAGCAGGTGCTGTGGGTGGGCGACCAGCTCTACGCGGACTTCCCGGAGGAGCAGTCGCTGTTCGACCCGGAGTACTTCAAGACGGTGGGGCTCCCGGGGCGTAGGAGCCTGCTGGAGTGCACCCACGACGAGGCGCTCGCGGTGTACCACGCGCGCTACCGACGCAACTGGGGACACCCGGACTGGCAGGCGCTGCAGGCGCGCTTCCCGGGCTACCCCATCCTCGACGACCACGAGGTGGTGGACAACTACGGCTCCCTGCCCGAGCACCACGAGCCGAAGTGGCGCCACCTGCGCGACGCGGCCGAGGCGGCCTACCGCCACTACCAGCAGTCGCGGGTGGTGCCGCTGACGCCCGGCTTCGAGGGCCCCTACGACTACAGCTTCGAGTACGGCGCCGCCGCGGGCTATGTGCTCGACGTGCGCTCGGAGCGGCGCTCCACCGACGGAGACCACGCGCGCATCTTCGCGCCGCACCAGTTGGAGCACTTCTCCACCTGGCTGAATGCGAATGCCGACGCGCCGGTGCTCTTCATCGTGGTGAGCGTGCCGCCATTCTTCATGCCGGCCTGGCTGTCACGCATCGCCCGCTACGTGCCGGGCAGCTTCCGCGAGGACGCGCACGACCGGTGGATGCACCCGCAGTACCGCGCCGACCGCTGCCGCATGCTGGAGCTCATCAAGCACCACCAGCAGCGCCACCCGCGCCAGAAGGTGGTGCTCGTGGGCGGCGACGTGCACGTGGGCTACGTGGCCCGCTGTGACTGGCGCACCGAGCCGGCGACGTCCCTCTTCCAGTTCGTGTCGAGCTCCATCACCCACAAGATGTCCTCGCTCGACTGGCACATGGCGCGCCACATCCCCCGCACGCACTTCGCGCTGTCCGATTTGGACGGGAAGTGGGCGCGCATCCACCTGCTGGGCGGCAGCATGTCGCGCGTCTTCGAGCAGCCGGTGGGGGGCCTCAACGTGGGGACGATTGAAGTCGAACTCGACGGGGACGAGGTGCGGCTCAACTTCAAGCTGTACGGCGAGGACGCGCACGCGCCCGAGGAGCCGAAGCTCCTCTTCGAGTCCGGCTTCCAGTGA
- a CDS encoding NCS2 family permease: MESLERWFHLRERGTTVATELRAGVTTFLTMAYILLVNPQILAEAGMPPEDVVFATAVGSAVATFIMGVYANFPFALAPGMGINAYFTYGIVKGLGVDWRVALTAVFAEGLIFLVLSFGGVRTLLINAIPQSLKLATTTGIGLFLALIGLRNGGLVVASPETLVQLGNLHEGSVLLGLAGLLLIGALVTRRVKGALLIGIAVVAVSAWVLGLSPGPSGVFRWPSLPRETLGALDFRGLFSMKVLGVTLALFFVDVFDTAGTLLGVGRLGGFLTPRGELPGAGRAFVADAVGTMAGAALGTSAITTYIESAAGVEEGGRTGLTAVTVAGLFLLSLFCIPLLSAIPAVATAPALVAVGAMMMSGAVEVPWTRFDEALPAFLTVAMMPFTYSIAHGVSAGIVSYAVLKLLTGRHRDTHPVLYGLAGLLGLYHALV, encoded by the coding sequence ATGGAATCCCTCGAGCGCTGGTTCCACCTCCGGGAGCGCGGCACCACCGTGGCCACCGAGCTGCGGGCCGGCGTGACGACGTTCCTGACCATGGCGTACATCCTGCTCGTGAATCCGCAGATTCTCGCCGAGGCGGGGATGCCGCCGGAGGACGTGGTGTTCGCCACGGCGGTGGGCTCGGCGGTGGCCACGTTCATCATGGGCGTGTACGCCAACTTCCCCTTCGCGCTCGCGCCGGGCATGGGCATCAACGCCTACTTCACCTATGGCATCGTGAAGGGGCTGGGCGTGGACTGGCGGGTGGCGCTCACCGCCGTCTTCGCCGAAGGGCTCATCTTCCTCGTCCTGTCCTTCGGCGGCGTGCGCACGCTGCTCATCAACGCCATCCCCCAGTCGCTGAAGCTGGCCACCACCACCGGCATCGGCCTGTTCCTGGCGCTCATCGGCCTGCGCAACGGAGGGCTGGTGGTGGCGAGCCCCGAGACGTTGGTGCAGTTGGGCAACCTGCACGAAGGCAGTGTGCTGCTGGGGCTGGCGGGGCTGCTCCTCATTGGCGCGCTGGTGACGCGGCGGGTGAAGGGCGCGCTGCTCATCGGCATCGCGGTGGTGGCGGTGAGCGCGTGGGTGCTCGGGCTGTCGCCAGGGCCGTCCGGCGTCTTCCGTTGGCCTTCGTTGCCGCGCGAGACGCTGGGGGCGCTCGACTTCCGCGGCCTCTTCAGCATGAAGGTGCTGGGGGTGACGCTGGCGCTGTTCTTCGTGGACGTGTTCGACACGGCGGGCACGCTCCTGGGCGTGGGGCGCCTGGGCGGGTTCCTCACGCCCAGGGGCGAGTTGCCGGGCGCGGGCCGCGCCTTCGTCGCGGACGCGGTGGGCACCATGGCGGGCGCGGCGCTGGGGACGAGCGCGATTACGACGTACATCGAGTCCGCCGCGGGCGTGGAGGAGGGCGGCCGCACCGGGCTGACGGCGGTGACGGTGGCCGGGCTGTTCCTCCTGTCGCTGTTCTGCATCCCCCTGCTGTCCGCCATTCCCGCCGTCGCCACCGCGCCCGCGCTGGTGGCGGTGGGGGCGATGATGATGTCCGGGGCGGTGGAGGTGCCGTGGACGCGCTTCGACGAGGCGCTGCCGGCCTTCCTCACGGTGGCGATGATGCCCTTCACGTATTCGATTGCCCACGGCGTGTCGGCGGGCATCGTCAGCTACGCGGTGCTCAAGCTCCTCACGGGGCGTCACCGGGACACGCACCCGGTGTTGTACGGGTTGGCGGGGTTGTTGGGGCTGTACCACGCGCTCGTCTGA